In Tenebrio molitor chromosome 8, icTenMoli1.1, whole genome shotgun sequence, a genomic segment contains:
- the LOC138137080 gene encoding putative ankyrin repeat protein RF_0381 has product MGYPNLLRVVIKTDSRVLSVKIGKRNFTLLHVAIIGIKKNYKFEPILVEESQDVVMTLIGCGLDVDAQCGWKRTALHLASELDDDAIVKLLVERGANINVTDKFGRNALHFALRNPKVNMGIVKHLIDKGIDVKARDDNERSALHFCCREGHHDALVMLLNLGLDVKVVTAEKINLLHTIFRQNKPNREMIKLLVSKGADVNGEDSRGRTALHFACYHDSDILEAPVQSVEDVNAIDIYEKSILHHMILSAEIISFLLENGANVNAKDDKNRSALYYAVYRKNYNCIKVLIDHGADVNTVCDSGKTLLHAAFEEGHVPDVEVIQLLLSKGVDANKRDSNQTTALDHAVTRPGSYDLVKILFDATAHDQLMSTDYVTFLHYAVYEGNCFAVELFLESGLDLDKIDVNNDKYPLYFAVKSEHLRRDLLLQMTEFIRLCKISDSGQKHIIEFLEEYFSKGIRFPSVSLFNINLFIFQIVTVLAE; this is encoded by the coding sequence ATGGGTTAtccaaatttattacgtgTTGTCATTAAAACAGACTCAAGGGTTCTTTCCGTGAAAATTGGAAAACGCAATTTCACATTGTTGCACGTGGCCATAATTGGAATTAAAAagaattacaaatttgaacCGATTTTAGTAGAGGAAAGCCAAGATGTGGTGATGACCTTAATAGGATGCGGCTTAGATGTAGATGCACAATGTGGCTGGAAGAGAACCGCTTTGCATTTGGCTTCTGAACTTGATGACGATGCGATCGTTAAACTTTTAGTGGAACGAGGAGCAAATATCAATGTGACTGATAAGTTTGGACGAAACGCACTACATTTCGCTCTCAGAAATCCTAAAGTAAATATGGGGATAGTAAAACATTTAATAGATAAAGGGATAGATGTGAAAGCCAGAGATGACAATGAAAGAAGTGCGTTACATTTTTGTTGCAGAGAAGGACACCATGACGCTTTGGTCATGTTGCTTAATCTTGGTCTTGACGTAAAAGTTGTCACTGCTGAGAAAATAAACTTATTACATACAATATTCAGACAAAACAAACCAAATCGAGAAATGATCAAGTTGCTGGTCAGTAAAGGCGCAGACGTAAATGGTGAAGACTCTCGTGGACGGACTGCCTTACATTTTGCCTGCTACCATGATTCTGATATATTAGAAGCACCCGTTCAGTCTGTGGAAGACGTTAATGCAATAGACATTTATGAAAAAAGTATTTTGCACCACATGATTCTTTCTGCAGAAATAATATCTTTTTTACTAGAAAATGGTGCCAACGTAAACGCTAAAGATGACAAAAACCGAAGTGCACTTTACTATGCCGTTtacagaaaaaattacaattgtaTAAAGGTGCTAATTGATCACGGTGCTGACGTTAATACTGTTTGTGATTCCGGGAAAACTTTGTTACATGCAGCTTTCGAAGAAGGACACGTCCCAGATGTTGAGGTGATTCAGTTGTTACTAAGTAAAGGTGTTGACGCCAACAAGCGAGATAGTAACCAAACAACTGCTCTAGACCATGCTGTAACACGTCCTGGATCATATGACTTGGTGAAGATACTGTTCGATGCTACAGCACACGATCAATTGATGTCTACTGACTACGTAACGTTTCTTCACTACGCTGTTTACGAAGGCAATTGTTTTGCTGTAGAATTATTCCTAGAAAGTGGATTAGATCTGGATAAGATCGATGTCAACAACGACAAATACCCTTTGTACTTTGCAGTCAAAAGTGAACACCTTCGGCGCGATCTATTATTGCAAATGACCGAGTTTATACGACTTTGTAAAATATCAGATTCCGGACAAAAGCATATTATTGAATTCTTGGAGGAATATTTCTCAAAAGGCATCAGGTTCCCTTCAGTAAGTTTGTTTAACatcaatttgtttatttttcaaatagtcACAGTACTTGCTGAATAG
- the LOC138136561 gene encoding uncharacterized protein, protein MENKDDRNEISNELEEHCENKENLKVKEQIKLQKKCTKQVKPQDSRCANKINYEHNEEARNLRSESATHEKQKGVPMFATTKKCFGSSSHLQFDTYKKRAGTTDLGKEYEKLMCALLALKFGTSDIVADFEMKTNGDDCGDFDDVALKVTFVDGQSEIFLLQLKHSVNTKNVTDNKLAAETGDFSLLKYIKSIRKFENIENVSFILYTNNSASIKCNSKICFQNKANTIEEVVVRELQDLDPKKLLLMNRKEISDEKEGTKVFQFELNQSSGSVEGLDDRLKHFYFFAHQTNTTGAQSLINAMLNEECGINDATYSSSFIQFMETWWSGNFILCKYDMVAKLAELTLTPFIKTISDRKCNEKSKLLRVAIMKFDMTIVRDTNEEVIANIWDETASDDEISLTSLKYGLRPKGDKDLSPKERSKVLWHLNKVPLIVKAEECHEAQVKHAIRLLEKLEKKKVVLLANATKEDFPRWNVFQDLSDLPNEDVYKDIVQHFVVSLQGRQSIFLDHLLNFDQRNGRNIETADLTKMTQEIVEIGRRQENAFEAYIPRSVSTICLDINKLSEFCNITGSLVIICNFPQFWNRIMRLFDLHVMELDQYLKLEDRKQLSKVNVLLTSNKWQQVQFNDICKETERNVHLLQDFDNISFTSVLSKQNRLSLETMKSKEARVHELEIFTYLDHPLNVICSPPGMGKSTLVTRLSSICPSSYWSVRVNLINYKRVFKNECSHNEILHHFVEEEEDPLVVKIRSMLLQNKRMYFFLDGLDELDSDCIQIALDFIKHISSLGHRVWITSRENLEQTLSRSLDIFPLKIEELTEEEQKTYIQKRLQNIYQEDEVEQITNKMYASVDLVNSRRLLEVPLQLFMVMENFCDNKNLWKEPDQEIFVLTKMYKIFFQGKKKHQHRKLGVHEYENQLGFDFDLYLEQYELPALVSCLDTTTFDKLKINLRKSQKFLEKLRTGDPFGIVSGVTDDNQVVFNHQTYAEYFACAWLKNNLDKVSLLQDDLFAKKYHNLKLIFDIMLAENSALHLTVIYRQTDLVIKYLDKKKVKDEGDRSPLHLFCTYGVEHPLLRKEVDSSSSPFERKYAENIYTVQRSIQNVVAL, encoded by the exons ATGGAAAATAAGGATGACCGTAATGAAATTTCTAATGAACTGGAGGAACACTGTGAAAACAAGGAGAATTTGAAAGTGAAGGAACAAATTAAGTTGCAGAAAAAATGTACTAAACAAGTGAAGCCACAAGACTCTCGCTGcgccaataaaataaattatgagcaTAATGAGGAAGCTCGAAACTTACGGAGCGAGAGTGCTACTCATGAAAAGCAGAAAGGAGTTCCTAtg TTTGCAACTACGAAGAAGTGCTTTGGTTCCTCAAGTCACCTTCAATTTGATACTTACAAGAAAAGAGCTGGAACCACGGATCTCGGCAAAGAATATGAAAAACTAATGTGCGCTCTATTAGCTCTCAAATTCGGCACAAGTGATATTGTGGCAGATTTTGAGATGAAAACCAACGGTGACGATTGCGGAGACTTCGACGACGTGGCGCTAAAAGTGACTTTTGTGGATGGACAATCGgaaatatttctcttgcaaCTGAAACATTCTGTGAATACGAAAAATGTTACCGACAATAAGCTTGCGGCGGAAACTGGCGACTTCAGCCTACTGAAGTATATAAAATCTAtacgaaaatttgaaaacattgagaatgtcagttttattttatacacgaATAACTCGGCAAGTATCAAgtgtaattcaaaaatttgttttcaaaataaggCCAATACAATCGAAGAGGTTGTTGTGAGGGAATTGCAAGACTTGGATCCTAAGAAACTTCTGCTAATGAACAGAAAAGAAATCAGCGATGAGAAAGAGGGAACAAAAGTTTTTCAGTTTGAATTAAATCAGAGTAGTGGATCAGTTGAAGGTCTTGATGAtcgtttgaaacatttttatttctttgccCATCAGACTAACACTACAGGAGCACAGTCGTTAATCAACGCAATGTTGAATGAAGAGTGTGGAATTAACGATGCTACTTACTCTTCAAGTTTTATCCAGTTCATGGAAACGTGGTGGTCTGGTAACTTTATTCTGTGTAAATATGATATGGTAGCCAAATTGGCTGAGTTAACACTTACGCCTTTTATAAAAACGATATCGGACAGAAAGTGCAACGAAAAATCAAAACTTCTTCGAGTAGCAATTATGAAATTTGACATGACGATTGTTAGAGATACGAATGAAGAGGTTATCGCGAACATCTGGGACGAGACAGCAAGTGATGATGAAATTAGTTTGACATCGCTCAAATATGGATTGCGTCCAAAAGGGGATAAGGATTTATCTCCAAAGGAAAGAAGTAAAGTCTTGTGGCATCTAAACAAAGTTCCCTTGATTGTGAAAGCAGAAGAATGTCATGAAGCACAAGTTAAACACGCTATCAGACTGCTCGAGAAacttgaaaagaaaaaagtggtaTTATTGGCGAACGCAACAAAAGAAGACTTTCCGAGATGGAATGTTTTCCAAGATCTTTCCGATTTACCAAATGAAGATGTCTACAAAGATATTGTTCAACATTTTGTGGTGTCTCTTCAAGGTCgacaatcaatttttttggaCCACTTACTCAATTTTGATCAAAGAAATGGGAGAAATATTGAAACTGCAGACCTTActaaaatgacacaagaaattgttgaaatcGGTAGAAGGCAGGAGAATGCGTTTGAAGCTTACATTCCCAGAAGTGTTTCTACGATTTGCTTAGACATAAACAAATTGTCAGAGTTTTGTAATATAACAGGTTCTCTCGTAATTATTTGTAACTTTCCTCAATTTTGGAATAGAATTATGCGATTGTTCGATTTACACGTGATGGAGCTTGACCAGTACTTGAAACTGGAAGACAGGAAGCAATTAAGCAAAGTTAATGTTTTGCTGACAAGTAATAAATGGCAGCAGGTtcaattcaatgacatttgtaAAGAGACCGAAAGAAACGTGCATTTACTACAAGATTTCGACAACATAAGTTTTACATCAGTTCTAAGTAAACAAAACAGATTATCGTTGGAAACAATGAAATCAAAAGAAGCACGTGTCcatgaattggaaattttcacATATCTCGACCATCCTCTGAATGTCATTTGCTCCCCACCCGGAATGGGTAAGAGCACGCTGGTGACTCGCTTGAGCAGCATCTGTCCCTCCAGTTACTGGAGTGTCCGcgtaaatttaatcaattacAAAAGAGTTTTTAAGAATGAATGTTCGCACAATGAAATATTGCACCATTTTGTTGAAGAAGAGGAGGATCCATTAGTGGTTAAGATTCGTTCGAtgcttttacaaaataaaagaatgtatttttttctcgATGGATTGGATGAACTAGATAGTGACTGTATTCAGATCGCTTTGGATTTTATTAAGCACATCTCTTCGTTGGGTCATCGCGTTTGGATTACTTCACGTGAAAATTTGGAGCAAACACTGTCGCGAAGCCTGGACATATTTCCCCTAAAAATTGAAGAGTTGACAGAAGAGGAGCAGAAGACATACATCCAAAAGCGTCTACAGAATATCTACCAAGAAGATGAAGTTGAACAAATTACCAATAAAATGTACGCAAGCGTGGATCTCGTTAACAGTCGACGCTTGTTAGAAGTCCCATTACAGTTGTTCATGGTTatggaaaatttttgcgacaataaaaatttgtggAAAGAACCCGACCaagaaatttttgtgttgaccaaaatgtataaaatatttttccaaggAAAGAAGAAACATCAACATCGAAAATTGGGAGTGCACGAATACGAGAACCAACTCGGGTTTGACTTTGATCTGTATCTGGAACAATACGAATTGCCAGCACTGGTGTCTTGTCTTGATACCACGACTTTCGACAAGTTAAAGATAAATTTGCGAAAGAGCCAAAAGTTCTTGGAAAAATTAAGAACTGGAGATCCATTCGGAATAGTCAGTGGAGTGACCGACGATAATCAAGTCGTTTTCAACCACCAAACTTACGCAGAATATTTTGCGTGTGCGTGGCTGAAGAATAATCTGGATAAGGTTTCGTTGCTGCAAGATGacttatttgcaaaaaaatatcacaATCTGAAGCTCATATTCGATATTATGTTGGCGGAAAATAGTGCACTTCACTTGACTGTAATCTATAGACAAACGGATCTAGTTATAAAGTATTTGGACAAGAAGAAGGTGAAAGATGAAGGTGATCGAAGTCCACTTCATTTATTCTGCACTTATGGCGTCGAACATCCTCTTTTGCGAAAAGAAGTAGACTCATCGTCATCGCCTTTCGAAAGGAAATATGCTGAAAATATCTACACAGTACAAAGAAGTATTCAAAATGTTGTTGCATTGTGA